From Vicugna pacos chromosome 6, VicPac4, whole genome shotgun sequence, a single genomic window includes:
- the LOC102526259 gene encoding olfactory receptor 4N4C, with the protein METENSTVVTEFILLGLTQSQNIQLLVFVLILIFYLIILPGNFLIILTIRSDPGLTAPLYFFLGNLAFLDASYSFIVAPRMLADFFSEKKVISYKGCITQLFFLHFLGGGEGLLLVVMAFDRYIAICRPLYYSTVMNPRACRVLLLALWLGGFVHSIIQVALILRLPFCGPNRLDNFLCDVPQVIKLACTDTFVVELLIVFNSGLLTLLCFLGLLSSYAVILCHVHGSSSEGKNKAMSTCTTHVIIILLMFGPAIFIYTRPFRALPADKVVSFFHTVIFPLMNPVIYTLRNQEVKASMRRLLSRHVIC; encoded by the coding sequence ATGGAGACAGAAAATAGCACAGTCGTGACAGAATTCATCCTCCTTGGTCTGACCCAGTCTCAAAATATTCAGCTGCTGGTTTTTGTGCTGATCTTAATTTTCTACCTCATCATCCTCCCTGGAAATTTCCTCATCATCCTCACCATCAGGTCAGACCCTGGCCTCACGGCCCCTCTCTACTTCTTTCTGGGCAACTTGGCCTTCCTGGATGCATCCTACTCCTTCATTGTGGCTCCCAGGATGCTGGCGGACTTCTTCTCTGAGAAGAAGGTGATATCTTATAAAGGTTGCATCACTCAGCTCTTTTTCTTGCACTTccttggaggaggggaggggttgCTCCTAGTTGTGATGGCCTTTGACCGCTACATTGCCATCTGTCGTCCTTTATACTACTCTACCGTCATGAACCCAAGAGCCTGCCGTGTCTTGCTCTTGGCTCTGTGGCTTGGAGGATTTGTCCACTCCATTATCCAGGTTGCCCTCATCCTCCGCTTGCCCTTCTGTGGTCCAAACCGACTGGACAACTTCTTGTGTGATGTGCCGCAGGTCATCAAGCTGGCCTGCACTGACACCTTTGTGGTGGAGCTCCTGATAGTTTTCAACAGTGGCCTGCTCACCCTCTTGTGCTTTCTGGGGCTTTTGTCTTCCTATGCAGTCATCCTCTGTCATGTACATGGTTCCTCCTCTGAGGGGAAGAACAAAGCCATGTCCACATGCACCACCCATGTCATTATTATACTTCTCATGTTTGGGCCTGCCATCTTTATCTACACCCGCCCCTTCAGAGCCTTACCAGCGGACAAGGTGGTTTCCTTTTTCCACACTGTAATCTTTCCTTTGATGAACCCTGTGATTTATACCCTTCGCAACCAGGAAGTGAAAGCGTCCATGAGGAGACTATTGAGTCGGCATGTGATCTGCTGA